A window from Primulina huaijiensis isolate GDHJ02 chromosome 13, ASM1229523v2, whole genome shotgun sequence encodes these proteins:
- the LOC140991204 gene encoding uncharacterized protein, with protein sequence MAEEPIQENEDEIQSQHDHDRRRTLRDHMNPTRTNRQMVEFMCNGTFEDKDPNEAIEYLDSLAENAQNWDTIGTIEPSNKIQSPTSGGGMYTLKDEHDLQARFTSLARKVEALELKKNECLHEQANVLNNLKRPNFEPFSQSYNPGWRNHPNFSWRNDNAAQFSQPHFQNQQNFQNYAPYVPPPKRNLEDILNSFIAKQESINTQTAQTMTDLKDTLAKFAYALNVHEKGKFPSQPLPNPKDHHSQTGTSGTQPMDQVKSVITLRSGKVVEKSILEPCEDDDKSTPKGKEVEPITCEEEVQQTVSPPFPHALKNTKKSNLNSDIYDIFKQVPSYAKFLKDLCTVKRKLNVKKKAFLAEQVSAIIQNNNALKYKDPGCPTISCIIGERKIKKALLDLGASVNLLPYSVYQELNLGRPFLATSNALINCRNGIMKLSFGNMTLELNVFNLCKQPHDKGDESEDENLIETLVEENIQEGSTRDQLDICSIETVKENIEIDLDDFIRYHSLPGSEKEFDAKYENKDEPPILELKPLPEELKYAFLGEDETYPVVISSKLASHPYYCFLDGYSGYYQIPIALEDQDKTTFTCPFGTFAFRRMPFGLCNAPATFQRCMLSIFCDMVENCLEIFMDDLTVFGNTFDNCLENLEKVLKSDHSAIRYLLTKQDAKPRLACGGHFSSKKTAAKILQCGFYWPTLFKDTHEICKICENCQKLGAISKRNMMPLNPIIEIEIFDCWGIDFMGPFPPSFGYLYILVAVDYVSKWIEAIPCRTNDHKIVIKFLKENIFSRFGIPRAMISDGGTHFVNKPFASLMKKYGITHEVTTLYHPQANGQVELANREIKQILEKTVNSNRKDWSLRLNDALWTYRTAFKTSLNMSPYRLVXK encoded by the exons atggcggaagaacccatccaagaaaatgaagatgaaattcaatctcaacatgatcatgatagacgaagaacacttagagatcacatgaatcctacacgtacta ataggcaaatggttgaatttatgtgtaatggaacatttgaagataaagatccaaatgaggcaattgagtatctcgattcattagctgaaaatgctcaaaattgggacactataggtacaatcgaaccatcaaacaagattcaatctcctacatctggtggaggtatgtacactctcaaagatgaacatgatcttcaagctagatttacctctttggcaagaaaagttgaggcacttgaattgaaaaagaatg aatgtctccatgaacaagccaatgttttaaacaatctcaaaaggccaaattttgaaccattttctcaaagttacaatccaggttggcgaaatcatccaaattttagttggaggaatgataatgctgcacaattttcacaaccacatttccaaaatcaacaaaattttcaaaattatgcaccttatgttcctccacctaaaaggaatttggaagatatattgaattctttcattgcaaagcaagagtctatcaatactcaaactgctcaaaccatgacagatttgaaagatactcttgctaaatttgcatatgcacttaatgttcatgaaaaaggtaaatttccttcacaacctctgcctaatcccaaggatcatcattcacaaactggaacttctggaactcaaccgatggatcaggtaaaatctgttattacccttcgaagtggtaaggttgtggaaaaatccattcttgaaccttgtgaagatgatgataaatcaactccaaagggtaaggaagtggaacccataacttgcgaagaggaggttcaacagacagtgtcaccaccattccctcatgcattgaaaaatacaaaaaaatcaaatttgaattctgatatatatgatatttttaaacaa gtaccatcatatgccaaatttttgaaagacttgtgcactgtgaaaagaaaattgaatgtgaaaaagaaagcatttttagccgaacaagtaagtgcaatcattcaaaataataatgctttgaaatacaaagaccctggttgtcctactatttcttgtattattggagaacgaaagattaaaaaagccttgcttgaccttggagctagtgtgaatttacttccatattcagtttatcaagaactcaatctag gtcgtccatttttagcaacttctaatgctcttataaattgcaggaatggaataatgaagttgtcatttggtaacatgaccttggagcttaatgtgtttaatctttgtaagcaaccacatgacaaaggagatgaaagtgaagatgaaaatcttattgaaactcttgtggaagaaaacattcaagaagggagtactcgtgatcaattagatatttgttcaattgaaactgttaaagaaaatattgaaattgatcttgatgattttatcaggtatcactcgttaccaggatcagagaaagaatttgatgcaaaatatgagaacaaagacgaaccacccatattggagttaaaacccttgccagaagaattgaagtatgcatttcttggagaagatgaaacatatccggtggtaatttcttccaaactagcaa gtcatccatactactgttttcttgatggatattcaggttattatcaaattcccattgcactcgaagatcaagataaaactacattcacatgtccttttggaacatttgcatttagaaggatgccatttggattatgcaatgccccagcaacatttcaaagatgtatgctaagcattttttgcgacatggttgaaaattgtttggaaattttcatggatgatttaactgtctttgggaatacatttgataattgtcttgaaaatttggaaaaagttttaaaaag tgatcattctgctattagatatttgttgaccaaacaggatgcaaagccacgact agcatgcggaggacatttttcttcaaagaaaacagctgcaaaaatcctgcagtgtggattttattggcccactttgtttaaagacacccacgaaatctgcaagatttgtgaaaattgtcaaaaattgggtgcgatttcaaaaagaaacatgatgcctttgaatcctattattgaaattgaaatctttgattgttggggaatagattttatgggaccttttccaccgtcgtttggatacttgtatattttagttgcagttgattatgtttccaaatggatagaggcaattccatgtcgaacaaatgatcataaaatcgtcatcaaatttttaaaagaaaatatttttagtagatttggaattcctcgagccatgataagtgatgggggaactcactttgttaataaaccatttgcttcattaatgaaaaaatatggtattactcacgaAGTAACTACTCTTTATCATCCTCAagcaaatggacaagttgaattagctaatagggagataaagcaaattttggaaaaaactgttaactcaaatagaaaagattggtctctgcgacttaatgatgcactttggacATATCggacagcttttaaaacatcattaaatatgtctccctataggttggtttNGAAGTAA